From one Streptomyces sp. NBC_01478 genomic stretch:
- a CDS encoding DUF1707 SHOCT-like domain-containing protein, with translation MNESEGHITSPALRVSDAERDRAEARLQHHYAVGRLTLPELEERVVAAYEARTRDQLRALLRDLPGELERPASPPPVIDSRLLIVLLCVSPPAALIYWLIAQRSVRRSAPRP, from the coding sequence ATGAATGAGAGCGAGGGGCACATCACCAGCCCCGCGCTACGGGTCTCGGACGCCGAACGCGACCGGGCCGAGGCGCGACTGCAGCACCACTACGCAGTTGGCCGACTGACCCTTCCCGAACTCGAAGAACGGGTGGTCGCGGCCTACGAAGCGCGCACCCGCGATCAACTCCGTGCCCTTTTGAGGGATTTGCCGGGCGAACTGGAAAGACCTGCGTCACCCCCTCCTGTGATCGACTCCCGCCTGCTGATCGTCCTGTTGTGCGTCTCGCCGCCTGCGGCCCTCATCTACTGGCTCATCGCCCAACGCTCGGTACGGAGAAGCGCCCCGCGGCCGTAG
- a CDS encoding RecQ family ATP-dependent DNA helicase, with protein sequence MFTLTSRRLRGTARRVFGWQHLRPAQLSAMKAVMKGRDVLAVMPTGAGKSAVYQVPAVLLGGPVVVVSPLIALQRDQMQSLLASGALRTAAINSAQRRSDNETAWAHISASSVDVIFLAPEQLAKPDVTDRLAAVRPRLLVVDEAHCVSSWGHDFRPDYLRLRHARERIGNPPVLALTANAAAPVRRDIAERLDMNDPVEIVAGFDRPNIHLDVSTFQDAALKERFVVERAAVEEKPGILYAGTRKAADSYAEQLSDLGLAAASYHAGLSATERRQAQDRFSSGELDVVVATSAFGMGIDKANVRFVLHASVPGSLDAYYQEIGRAGRDGAPARAILAYRTQDLGLQRFFAAGAPDADALRRVAERLRGDEGAVSATRLRADCELSATALSAVLNLLEETGAVRTGRDGSRFIGAVGADGSCADDDVDAVVRSALAVHATHRKLEQSRIDMMRGYSETTDCRRRFLLGYFGDSAPVPCGACDNCTGSVTKPARGLGRDRSGDAGRPHKTAARRRRWTQIGARTDASAGAVRTAETVAHPTADNPTYLPGVRVSHDQWGKGEVMSEGDGKITILFESVGYRTLSLAVVTDKQLLVALPETPR encoded by the coding sequence ATGTTCACACTCACGTCCCGTCGTCTGCGCGGCACCGCCCGTCGGGTCTTCGGCTGGCAGCACTTGCGCCCGGCCCAACTGAGCGCGATGAAGGCCGTGATGAAGGGGCGTGACGTACTCGCCGTCATGCCGACCGGCGCGGGCAAGTCCGCCGTGTACCAGGTGCCCGCGGTCCTGCTCGGCGGTCCGGTCGTGGTCGTCTCGCCGCTCATCGCGCTTCAGCGGGACCAGATGCAAAGCCTGCTCGCATCCGGGGCGCTGCGCACCGCCGCCATCAACTCCGCGCAGCGCCGAAGCGACAACGAGACGGCATGGGCCCACATCAGCGCTTCCTCGGTCGACGTGATCTTCCTCGCTCCTGAGCAGCTCGCCAAGCCGGACGTCACGGACCGGCTCGCTGCCGTCCGTCCCCGGCTGCTGGTGGTGGACGAGGCGCACTGCGTGTCGTCCTGGGGGCACGACTTCCGGCCGGACTATCTGCGGCTGCGCCACGCGCGCGAGCGGATCGGCAACCCGCCGGTGCTCGCTCTGACCGCGAACGCGGCGGCCCCGGTACGGCGGGACATCGCCGAACGTCTCGACATGAACGACCCGGTGGAGATAGTGGCCGGCTTCGACCGTCCCAACATCCACCTGGACGTGTCGACCTTTCAGGACGCAGCCCTCAAGGAGCGGTTCGTCGTGGAACGGGCGGCCGTCGAGGAGAAGCCGGGAATCCTGTACGCGGGGACACGGAAGGCGGCGGACAGCTACGCCGAGCAGTTGAGCGACCTCGGACTGGCCGCCGCGAGCTACCACGCGGGCCTCTCCGCCACCGAACGCCGCCAGGCCCAGGACCGGTTCAGCTCCGGTGAACTCGACGTGGTCGTGGCGACCTCGGCATTCGGAATGGGCATCGACAAGGCGAACGTACGGTTCGTGCTGCACGCGTCCGTCCCCGGCTCGCTCGACGCCTACTACCAGGAGATCGGCCGGGCCGGCCGCGACGGCGCACCGGCCAGGGCGATCCTCGCCTACCGCACTCAGGACCTGGGCCTGCAACGCTTCTTCGCCGCCGGCGCTCCCGACGCCGACGCACTGCGCCGCGTCGCCGAGCGTCTGCGCGGCGACGAGGGCGCCGTGAGCGCGACCCGGCTCCGGGCCGACTGCGAACTCAGCGCGACGGCACTGTCCGCCGTACTGAACCTGCTGGAGGAGACCGGGGCCGTCCGCACCGGACGGGACGGCAGTCGCTTCATCGGCGCGGTCGGCGCCGACGGCTCCTGCGCGGACGACGATGTCGACGCCGTTGTGCGGAGCGCCCTCGCCGTCCACGCCACGCACCGCAAGCTCGAACAGTCCCGGATCGACATGATGCGCGGATACTCCGAGACGACCGACTGCCGGCGACGGTTCCTCCTCGGATACTTCGGTGACTCCGCCCCCGTGCCCTGCGGGGCATGCGACAACTGCACGGGCTCGGTGACGAAGCCTGCGCGTGGGCTGGGGCGCGACCGGTCCGGAGACGCCGGACGGCCGCACAAGACGGCCGCACGCCGGCGCCGGTGGACCCAGATCGGTGCACGCACGGACGCCTCCGCAGGTGCCGTCCGCACCGCGGAGACCGTCGCACACCCCACTGCGGACAACCCCACCTACCTGCCGGGTGTCCGCGTCAGCCATGACCAGTGGGGCAAGGGCGAGGTGATGAGCGAGGGCGACGGCAAGATCACCATCCTGTTCGAGTCGGTCGGCTACCGCACCCTGTCGCTAGCCGTGGTGACCGACAAGCAGTTGCTCGTCGCATTGCCCGAAACCCCGCGCTGA
- a CDS encoding lantibiotic dehydratase, protein MRDNAVELLGGCLYRHVDAAVVRAAVRRPDQPVVWPDLTGPAAHTESWRAWLQQLWQATDFATAVELSSPDLARRVHQICVGEPVPELAVRRAVLSVLRYLLRARSRATPFGLFAGVAAARTGATPLLRAGTGHRAVTGPDAAWTAALVDRLEEHRARRPQLTLLASSLAFERDGRLMIEHRSSSAHGGDPTHVGIRATGPVRMAMDGARAPVLWAVLAETLSAGFPAASRTAIENLLANLVRQRFLITGLRPAVTASGPIAALLGQIRHLPAAEGAELCEVAEGLARHDDAITAPAGARAERARVTAAMSRLCPAAKPALAVDLRLDWDLVIPEAVAEEVASAGGVLTRLAPRAALSPGWVAWHGRFLDRYGPGAVVPVLNAIDLLGYPSGYLGSPTAPAGPTLTARDSRLLTLAYTAATSRRHQVRLDDATIDELAPADPGRPVQPNTEVTVRIHAASLSALEQGEFTLHVVGVARAAGTATGRFLHLFDADDRRRMTDVYAGLPGVQQDALIAQISTTPLYIRSVNVARTPQVAEVVIPLGDYHGPDTDQLPVTDLALTADAEQLHLVSVSRRRPVHTMLLNAVDLTHHTHPLARFLIEAPVALAVPCTGFSWGAAVSSLPFLPALRYGRTELSPARWTLRDDDLPDARTPWPQWDKALAELRRDVLLPEHVYLGDGDRRMDLDLAEPSHRLLLRTHVERDRKVLLRAAPNPGDLGWTGGHAHEIVIPLAAVDQARAPVRGSRGSIATREHGLLPGCGNLLSISLHGRRDRQDPLLTRHLPSLLGELGEPRWWFVRHRDPEDHLRLRLACAPGSLGTAVERIGEWTRRLRHAGLITHASLETYFPQTARFGGPAAMEAAEAYFAADAAAVLAQLTAQAGRDAPDARAVTATSMVDIAVGLLGDDAKAMRWLVDHTHTDRSAPPRAVYDQTIALTTALLTPQAPGTPALDASVTASWSARRTALAACRSALEGAGTLSPQDLLPDLLRLHHVRMHGPGLPEERAHLHLARAAALSWTARAKRTS, encoded by the coding sequence ATGCGGGACAACGCCGTTGAGCTGCTGGGGGGTTGTTTGTATCGCCATGTCGATGCGGCCGTGGTGCGGGCGGCGGTCCGGCGTCCCGACCAGCCGGTGGTCTGGCCGGACCTGACCGGCCCGGCGGCGCACACGGAGTCGTGGCGGGCGTGGCTTCAACAGCTCTGGCAGGCAACCGATTTCGCCACCGCGGTCGAGCTCTCCAGCCCCGACCTGGCGAGACGGGTGCACCAGATATGCGTAGGCGAGCCGGTGCCGGAACTCGCCGTCCGGCGCGCGGTGCTGTCGGTGTTGCGCTACCTGCTGCGCGCCCGCTCACGTGCCACTCCGTTCGGTCTGTTCGCCGGTGTCGCGGCCGCCCGCACCGGGGCAACTCCCTTGCTGCGTGCGGGCACCGGGCACCGGGCGGTCACCGGACCGGACGCGGCATGGACCGCGGCACTTGTCGACCGGCTGGAGGAACACCGCGCGCGCCGACCCCAGTTGACGCTGCTCGCCTCCAGCCTCGCGTTCGAGCGCGACGGACGCCTGATGATCGAGCACCGCTCAAGCAGTGCGCACGGGGGCGACCCCACGCACGTGGGGATACGCGCGACCGGGCCGGTCCGCATGGCCATGGACGGCGCGCGGGCGCCGGTTCTGTGGGCCGTTCTCGCCGAAACGCTCTCCGCCGGTTTCCCGGCCGCTTCGCGCACCGCGATCGAGAACCTGCTCGCGAACCTGGTACGACAGCGATTCCTGATCACCGGTCTGCGTCCCGCGGTCACGGCCTCCGGCCCGATCGCCGCCCTGCTCGGACAGATACGGCACCTGCCCGCGGCTGAAGGCGCCGAGTTGTGCGAGGTCGCGGAGGGACTGGCACGGCACGACGACGCGATCACCGCCCCCGCGGGCGCCCGCGCCGAACGCGCACGGGTGACGGCCGCGATGTCACGGCTCTGTCCCGCCGCCAAACCCGCGCTCGCCGTCGACCTGCGGTTGGACTGGGACCTGGTGATCCCGGAGGCGGTGGCCGAGGAGGTGGCGTCGGCCGGCGGCGTGCTCACGCGCCTGGCGCCGCGGGCGGCGCTGAGTCCCGGGTGGGTCGCCTGGCACGGCCGCTTCCTCGATCGCTACGGCCCGGGAGCGGTGGTACCCGTCCTGAACGCCATCGACCTCCTCGGCTACCCGTCCGGCTACCTCGGGTCCCCGACCGCGCCGGCGGGCCCGACGCTGACCGCCCGTGACAGCCGGCTACTGACGCTCGCGTACACCGCCGCGACGAGCCGCCGTCACCAGGTCCGGCTGGACGATGCCACGATCGACGAACTGGCGCCGGCGGATCCCGGCAGGCCCGTGCAGCCGAACACCGAGGTGACCGTGCGGATCCACGCCGCGAGCCTGTCCGCCCTGGAACAAGGGGAGTTCACGCTGCACGTCGTGGGGGTGGCCCGCGCGGCCGGAACGGCCACCGGGCGCTTTCTCCACCTGTTCGACGCCGACGACCGCCGCCGGATGACCGACGTGTACGCCGGTCTGCCCGGCGTACAACAGGACGCGCTGATCGCGCAGATCAGTACCACTCCGCTGTACATACGCTCCGTGAACGTCGCGCGCACTCCGCAGGTGGCGGAGGTGGTGATCCCCCTCGGCGACTACCACGGCCCTGACACGGACCAACTGCCCGTGACGGACCTGGCGTTGACCGCCGATGCCGAGCAACTGCACTTGGTCTCGGTCTCCCGCCGCCGCCCGGTCCACACGATGCTGCTGAACGCGGTGGATCTGACCCACCACACCCATCCGCTGGCGCGGTTCCTGATCGAGGCACCGGTGGCACTGGCCGTCCCGTGCACCGGGTTCTCGTGGGGAGCCGCTGTGTCCAGCCTGCCGTTCCTCCCCGCACTGCGCTACGGGCGCACCGAACTGTCCCCGGCCCGCTGGACACTTCGCGACGACGACCTGCCCGACGCACGGACGCCGTGGCCGCAGTGGGACAAGGCCCTGGCCGAGTTGCGTCGTGACGTTCTCCTGCCCGAGCACGTGTACCTGGGCGACGGAGACCGGCGCATGGACCTGGACCTGGCGGAGCCCTCGCACCGGCTCCTGCTCCGTACCCACGTGGAGCGCGACCGCAAGGTGCTGCTACGTGCCGCACCGAACCCCGGGGACCTGGGCTGGACCGGCGGGCACGCCCACGAGATCGTCATCCCCCTGGCCGCTGTGGACCAGGCCCGTGCCCCGGTCCGCGGATCGCGCGGCAGCATCGCCACTCGGGAGCACGGCCTTCTGCCCGGCTGCGGCAACCTGCTCTCCATCAGCCTGCACGGACGCCGCGACCGCCAGGATCCGCTCCTGACCCGGCATCTGCCGTCCCTGCTCGGGGAGTTGGGAGAGCCCCGCTGGTGGTTCGTTCGCCACCGCGATCCCGAGGACCACCTACGTCTCCGTCTGGCCTGCGCGCCCGGTTCACTCGGCACCGCTGTCGAGCGGATCGGCGAGTGGACCCGGCGGCTTCGGCATGCGGGCCTGATCACCCACGCGAGCCTGGAGACCTACTTCCCGCAGACCGCGCGCTTCGGTGGCCCCGCGGCGATGGAAGCGGCCGAGGCGTACTTCGCCGCCGACGCAGCCGCTGTTCTCGCCCAACTGACCGCGCAGGCAGGTCGAGACGCTCCCGACGCTCGTGCGGTGACCGCGACGAGCATGGTGGACATCGCCGTCGGTCTGCTCGGGGACGACGCGAAGGCGATGCGCTGGCTGGTCGACCACACCCACACGGACAGGAGCGCCCCGCCCCGCGCGGTCTACGACCAGACCATCGCCCTCACGACCGCCCTCCTCACGCCCCAGGCCCCCGGCACCCCGGCGCTGGACGCGAGCGTCACCGCGAGCTGGTCCGCACGCCGCACCGCGCTGGCCGCCTGCCGCAGCGCACTTGAGGGCGCGGGAACGCTGTCCCCACAGGACCTGCTCCCGGACCTGCTGCGTCTCCACCACGTCCGCATGCACGGGCCGGGACTCCCCGAGGAACGCGCACACCTGCACCTGGCAAGAGCAGCCGCACTGAGCTGGACGGCACGAGCGAAGAGAACATCGTGA
- a CDS encoding B12-binding domain-containing radical SAM protein, with protein sequence MPSSQSTDRTRTDVLLIFPPQTEARFFPYLSLPYLTGHLRRGGRRVHQADLNIAVLHELLRCPALLDDAVRAQDTSDDGTAVSDWYRRAVADVFAAHIGELRAHVLHKEPAGELGPDRAVRLATLALELLVRDTFLVRTWEDLGRLDDAVRRAADRPPAASDVPLVSLHRLVTELLGRHRPRVVGLSVAFFSQLAPALLIAAWVRQLAPDTQICLGGQQVMLRHDSLVRLPVVRETVDALCPTAGEEPLERWLDALDGTVPLTAVPGMTWLPRSGAGPRTGPAVTLRFRDLGPPDFTGLPFRSYLNDALELAIVSCVGCYWGRCAFCSYGNRSLPQGSYQQGTAPQIADAVEAVVRATGTRYVSVADENTNLRLILKAMRAARARGIRVRFGVRGRLEAALTDPGFCHDLAAVGCAMISVGYEGTSQRLLDRMERGVRAADYQRILDNLDAAGIAVRFTVMGQVLDETPDEFEASLRFLVDNERRIGIDALELMVAEPGSRLVGSPEEYGLALDTSDRLAGNPELSYLAGRVGHPLAVRGGPTRTEALDRLVRIYDTVRPGRASASHPAQNGHRTPAVTALRPHTWVRTVPAHADDRTADRVTLADLVRERFYALSRDDVEQRADGLLTARTVRGSRLLARLADAAAGTPDPAHSADPAPSARSSS encoded by the coding sequence GTGCCGTCCAGCCAGTCGACGGACCGTACCCGCACCGACGTCCTGTTGATCTTCCCGCCGCAGACCGAGGCCAGGTTCTTCCCGTATCTGAGCCTGCCTTACCTGACCGGCCATCTGCGGCGCGGAGGTCGGCGGGTTCACCAGGCCGACCTGAACATCGCGGTGCTCCACGAACTGCTGCGATGTCCCGCGCTGTTGGACGACGCGGTCCGCGCCCAGGACACGAGCGACGACGGTACGGCCGTGAGCGACTGGTATCGCCGAGCGGTGGCCGACGTCTTCGCCGCGCACATCGGCGAACTGCGTGCCCACGTCCTGCACAAGGAGCCGGCCGGCGAGCTGGGCCCCGACCGCGCGGTCCGGCTCGCCACCCTGGCCCTCGAACTCCTGGTCCGCGACACCTTCCTGGTGCGGACCTGGGAGGACCTCGGCCGACTCGACGACGCCGTACGCCGGGCCGCGGACCGGCCGCCCGCCGCATCGGACGTACCGCTCGTGTCGCTGCACCGCCTGGTGACCGAGCTGCTCGGTCGGCATCGTCCTCGGGTGGTCGGCCTGTCCGTGGCGTTCTTCAGCCAGCTCGCGCCCGCGCTGCTGATCGCCGCCTGGGTCCGGCAGTTGGCGCCGGACACCCAAATCTGTCTCGGCGGTCAGCAGGTGATGCTCCGTCACGACAGCCTCGTCCGGCTGCCCGTCGTCCGGGAAACGGTCGACGCCCTGTGCCCGACCGCCGGGGAAGAGCCGCTCGAACGCTGGCTGGACGCGCTGGACGGAACGGTTCCGCTGACCGCCGTGCCCGGCATGACCTGGCTGCCACGTTCCGGGGCCGGGCCGCGCACAGGACCCGCGGTGACCCTGCGCTTCCGTGACCTCGGACCGCCCGACTTCACCGGACTGCCGTTCCGCTCCTACCTCAACGACGCCCTGGAGCTCGCGATCGTCTCGTGCGTCGGCTGCTACTGGGGGCGGTGCGCGTTCTGCTCGTACGGCAACCGGTCGCTCCCGCAAGGGAGTTACCAGCAGGGCACCGCGCCCCAGATCGCCGACGCCGTAGAGGCCGTGGTCCGCGCCACCGGCACCCGGTACGTGTCGGTCGCGGACGAGAACACCAACCTGCGGCTGATCCTGAAGGCGATGCGCGCGGCACGCGCACGCGGCATCCGGGTCCGGTTCGGTGTTCGCGGCCGGCTGGAGGCCGCCCTGACCGACCCGGGGTTCTGCCACGACCTCGCCGCGGTCGGCTGCGCGATGATCTCGGTCGGCTACGAGGGCACCTCGCAGCGCCTGCTGGACCGGATGGAGCGGGGCGTCCGCGCGGCCGACTACCAGCGGATCCTCGACAACCTCGACGCGGCGGGCATCGCCGTCCGGTTCACCGTGATGGGCCAGGTCCTCGACGAGACGCCGGACGAGTTCGAGGCGTCCTTGCGCTTCCTCGTCGACAACGAGCGGCGGATCGGCATCGACGCGCTGGAGCTGATGGTGGCGGAGCCCGGCAGCAGACTCGTGGGCAGCCCGGAGGAGTACGGGCTCGCCCTCGACACCTCGGACCGCCTCGCGGGCAACCCCGAGCTGAGCTATCTGGCCGGCCGGGTCGGCCACCCGCTGGCGGTGCGCGGCGGCCCGACGCGCACCGAGGCACTGGACCGGCTGGTGCGGATCTACGACACCGTCAGACCGGGCCGTGCGAGCGCCTCGCACCCCGCCCAGAACGGCCATCGCACGCCCGCCGTCACAGCCCTGCGCCCCCACACGTGGGTACGCACCGTGCCCGCGCACGCCGACGACCGCACGGCCGACCGCGTCACCCTCGCCGACCTCGTCCGGGAGCGGTTCTACGCACTCTCCCGCGACGACGTGGAACAGCGCGCCGACGGCCTGCTCACGGCCCGCACCGTCCGTGGCAGCCGACTGCTGGCCCGTCTGGCCGACGCGGCGGCGGGCACCCCCGACCCGGCACATTCAGCCGACCCGGCCCCCTCAGCCAGGAGTTCGTCATGA
- a CDS encoding multinuclear nonheme iron-dependent oxidase, translating into MTHPARTAPGGAPTVTATESPPRMGLGVLMDMPWGGGRLGRRGIGFVESDDGGGDITDRVRAFLHRHGGDFAYSALAFQPRSRARVQTADYVRAYDRFFEAVPAGSARAFHQTELNMGTPERYDRRPAAEFTNELAARHGFSWVVEDLGIWSLRGIPMPYPLPPPLTEPGLEIATRNVAEAARLLDPPLHVEFPGFTEGGSFVLGHMDAFEYFARLAEDADVRVTLDVGHLLSYQWLRGRTGISMYDGIEALPLARCRELHLSGCQIVGGKFRDLHHGVLLDEQLELTEYLLPRCPNLLGVSYEDPMYREDGQLVEKSRRNYARLRDLVADWQRGEAT; encoded by the coding sequence ATGACGCACCCGGCGCGCACCGCACCCGGCGGCGCCCCAACCGTCACCGCCACCGAATCCCCGCCCCGGATGGGCCTGGGCGTACTGATGGACATGCCGTGGGGCGGCGGACGCCTCGGCCGGCGCGGCATCGGATTCGTGGAGAGCGACGACGGCGGCGGAGACATCACCGACCGGGTCCGCGCCTTCCTGCACCGCCACGGCGGCGACTTCGCCTACTCGGCCCTCGCGTTCCAGCCGCGCTCGCGCGCCCGCGTACAAACGGCCGACTACGTGCGCGCGTACGACCGCTTCTTCGAGGCGGTGCCCGCCGGTTCGGCCCGCGCCTTCCACCAGACCGAGCTGAACATGGGCACGCCCGAGCGCTACGACCGCCGCCCGGCCGCCGAGTTCACCAACGAACTGGCCGCCCGCCACGGCTTCTCCTGGGTGGTCGAGGACCTGGGCATCTGGAGCCTGCGCGGCATACCGATGCCCTATCCGCTCCCGCCGCCGCTGACCGAACCGGGCCTGGAGATCGCCACCCGAAACGTGGCGGAGGCGGCCCGGCTGCTCGATCCGCCGCTGCACGTCGAGTTCCCCGGTTTCACGGAGGGCGGCTCGTTCGTCCTGGGGCACATGGACGCCTTCGAGTACTTCGCCCGGCTGGCGGAGGACGCCGACGTGCGGGTGACGCTCGACGTTGGCCATCTGCTCAGCTACCAGTGGCTGAGAGGACGTACCGGAATCAGCATGTACGACGGAATCGAGGCCCTGCCCCTCGCCCGTTGCCGCGAACTGCACCTGTCGGGCTGCCAGATCGTGGGCGGCAAGTTCCGCGACCTGCACCACGGAGTCCTGCTGGACGAGCAGTTGGAGCTCACCGAGTATCTGCTGCCGCGCTGCCCGAACCTCCTCGGGGTGTCCTACGAGGACCCGATGTACCGCGAGGACGGACAGTTGGTCGAGAAGTCCCGGCGGAACTACGCGCGGCTGCGGGACCTGGTCGCCGACTGGCAGCGCGGGGAGGCGACATGA
- a CDS encoding RiPP maturation radical SAM C-methyltransferase — MLVDMPWSSLDAPSLALGILKRRILEVFPDGAADVEVVHANLDFADWVSARTEYGFEEYEFCSTSYFSGHSEWIFSAALNGQPRWRVAEFTERFGGKMPEHMLAKARELHELAPLFVRETAAKIAATAPDVVGFTTTFAQNAAALAAARVVKELAPDTTTVFGGANCDGPQGAALHRNFPHVDFVVRGEGEIAFPRLLAALRDGDADDLAAIPGLCRRDAQGRSVAHAMDAAPLPPGALVTPDYGDYFERHARSTAGGWVEPRLVVEGSRGCWWGEKHHCTFCGLNGSFMEFRSKDPRRFVDEILGLVERHRVLDVWVTDNILDMAYLNSMAPLLQESGYDLRLCYEIKSNLRREQLETLYAAGISYVQPGVESLSSRVLKLMDKGVTGCQNVRLLRDAETVGINLSWNYLYGFPGETEQDYDEIIDQLPALHHLVPPANSTRLKVERFSPYFDRPELGFGELRPASHYHHIYDLPEDELADLVYIFDSPHQGIADGCRDRLRTSVADWTRAYPRSRLTHCDLGGHIVLVDTRPGFSWQLLDLTDPFEVTVFRLLDTPHSPSALLRKTAARCADAGEPVGEVTEERVAGLLARWRALGLVFAEGGQYVQVAPAVANQDLLRLDGAGLHGDDTSLVPALAAPAGGDTR, encoded by the coding sequence GTGTTGGTGGACATGCCGTGGTCGTCGCTGGATGCGCCGTCCCTCGCCCTCGGCATTCTCAAACGCCGGATCCTCGAGGTCTTCCCCGACGGCGCCGCGGACGTCGAGGTGGTGCACGCCAACCTCGACTTCGCCGACTGGGTTTCCGCTCGTACGGAATACGGCTTCGAGGAGTACGAGTTCTGCTCGACCTCGTATTTCTCCGGACACAGCGAGTGGATCTTCTCGGCCGCGCTCAACGGCCAACCCCGTTGGCGGGTGGCCGAGTTCACGGAGCGCTTCGGCGGGAAGATGCCGGAGCACATGCTGGCCAAGGCGCGCGAACTGCACGAACTCGCGCCCCTGTTCGTCCGGGAGACGGCCGCCAAGATCGCCGCCACGGCACCGGACGTGGTCGGCTTCACCACCACGTTCGCGCAGAACGCGGCGGCCCTCGCCGCGGCCCGCGTGGTCAAGGAACTGGCACCCGACACCACCACCGTCTTCGGCGGGGCGAACTGCGACGGCCCGCAGGGCGCCGCGCTGCACCGCAACTTCCCGCACGTCGACTTCGTGGTGCGCGGTGAGGGTGAGATCGCGTTCCCGCGGCTGCTCGCCGCGCTCCGCGACGGCGACGCCGACGACCTGGCCGCCATCCCCGGCCTGTGCCGCCGCGATGCGCAGGGCCGGTCCGTGGCCCATGCCATGGACGCCGCCCCGCTGCCCCCGGGGGCCCTGGTCACCCCGGACTACGGCGACTACTTCGAGCGGCACGCGCGGTCCACCGCGGGCGGCTGGGTGGAGCCGCGGCTGGTGGTGGAGGGCTCACGCGGCTGCTGGTGGGGCGAGAAGCACCACTGCACCTTCTGCGGCCTCAACGGCTCGTTCATGGAATTCCGCAGCAAGGATCCGCGCCGGTTCGTGGACGAGATCCTCGGCCTGGTCGAGCGCCACCGCGTACTCGACGTGTGGGTCACGGACAACATCCTCGACATGGCCTACCTCAACTCCATGGCCCCGCTTCTCCAGGAGTCCGGGTACGACCTGCGGCTGTGCTACGAGATCAAGTCGAACCTGCGGCGCGAGCAGTTGGAGACGCTGTACGCGGCCGGAATCAGCTATGTGCAGCCCGGCGTGGAGAGCCTCAGCAGCCGGGTGCTGAAGCTGATGGACAAGGGGGTGACCGGCTGCCAGAACGTACGGCTGCTGCGGGACGCGGAGACCGTCGGGATCAACCTCAGTTGGAACTACCTCTACGGCTTCCCCGGGGAGACCGAACAGGACTACGACGAGATCATCGACCAGCTTCCCGCGCTGCACCATCTCGTACCGCCGGCCAACTCGACCCGTCTGAAGGTCGAGCGGTTCAGCCCCTACTTCGACCGGCCGGAACTGGGCTTCGGAGAGCTGCGCCCCGCCTCGCACTACCACCACATCTACGACCTGCCGGAGGACGAACTGGCCGACCTGGTTTACATCTTCGACTCACCGCACCAGGGCATCGCCGACGGCTGCCGGGATCGGCTGCGCACGTCCGTCGCCGACTGGACGCGGGCGTACCCGCGCAGCCGCCTGACCCACTGCGACCTCGGCGGACACATCGTCCTGGTCGACACCCGGCCGGGCTTCTCCTGGCAACTGCTCGACCTCACGGACCCGTTCGAGGTGACGGTGTTCCGGCTGCTCGACACCCCGCACAGCCCGTCAGCGCTGCTGCGCAAGACCGCTGCCCGGTGCGCGGACGCGGGGGAGCCGGTCGGCGAGGTGACGGAGGAGCGCGTCGCAGGGCTGCTGGCGCGCTGGCGCGCCCTCGGCCTGGTCTTCGCGGAGGGCGGCCAGTACGTGCAGGTCGCGCCCGCCGTGGCCAACCAGGACCTGCTGCGGCTCGACGGCGCCGGACTGCACGGGGACGACACGTCGTTGGTGCCCGCGCTGGCGGCCCCGGCCGGGGGAGACACCCGGTGA
- a CDS encoding DUF5825 family protein, with protein MKPELTLWRDRDPAAMRLPGIYCGTLDGPPDDPVVAVAQLASAGVQLIQVPEPVDLTDPDGASAVAVLLLVRELTSHGIAVDWTLRMPDPAQWRALSHLYPPAGVFRGSTGAENEDHVVTAWRGSFHIAKCGYRRGPGFLEIRDHRWGSFRRLVVNAPRSTAFQGLLDGVPVVASASTERVLERYLRENLVHRAGRYLWWTPYRLRRWPLSTTIP; from the coding sequence GTGAAGCCGGAGCTGACGCTGTGGAGGGACCGTGATCCGGCGGCCATGCGCCTGCCGGGCATCTACTGCGGCACCCTCGACGGGCCGCCGGACGATCCGGTGGTCGCCGTCGCGCAACTCGCCTCCGCCGGTGTCCAGTTGATCCAGGTGCCCGAGCCTGTGGACCTCACCGATCCGGACGGCGCGTCCGCGGTCGCGGTCCTCCTCCTCGTCCGGGAGCTCACCAGTCACGGCATCGCGGTGGACTGGACCCTGCGCATGCCCGACCCGGCCCAGTGGCGGGCGCTGAGCCATCTGTACCCCCCGGCAGGCGTCTTCCGCGGCTCCACGGGAGCGGAGAACGAGGACCACGTGGTCACCGCGTGGCGCGGCTCGTTCCACATCGCGAAGTGCGGCTACCGCCGCGGCCCCGGTTTCCTGGAGATCCGCGACCACCGCTGGGGCTCCTTCCGGCGCCTGGTCGTCAACGCCCCCCGCAGCACGGCGTTCCAGGGACTGCTGGACGGCGTCCCGGTGGTCGCGTCGGCGTCGACGGAGCGGGTCCTGGAGCGTTACCTGCGCGAGAACCTGGTCCATCGCGCCGGGCGTTACTTGTGGTGGACGCCGTACCGCCTACGACGCTGGCCGCTCAGCACGACGATCCCGTAG